The genomic segment AAATGAAGTCCTAACTGATTAAGTGTAAGCACATGAAAAATAAATTATATGAAACTAGATTTAAAAAATAGCTACATTTGAGGCACATGTGTTGCGAGTTGATTCCAGTTTTGAGCAGCAGAAATGCTAAATGTTGCTGCACTTTGTTTGTTTTTAGGTTTTAGGTACCAACAGCTGACCTGCACCCATGGATGGAAAAGACATGATGTCTTCCAATTCTTttaatctataataataataataataataataataataataaatgagaccatcaatgatggcatagctcactccggccccgtctagtccagaaggaatgatctaaagtgggccaacttGCGCTATAAATGTTGCAGGCTATATACACTATGTACAAGCTACGTATAtacagaagcgatatccaccctaggaataccgacctatttgcaagaaagaatccaaaacgacgaggaattgaccaagaagaagtgatttttattgaactgctcattaaggcttaattagtccataacttaattagtaattgtaattaaacaaatctgggtagatgttatatgcaccctaggtatccctaccttcatgccagaaagaaccaaaattggtgaagaattgaggaagaagCAACGATTTGTGTAGaagctgctcattagggcttaattactccatatcttcattattaattgccattatgcaaatttgggtagaagctatatgcaccccaggcagacctaccttcctgccaaaaagaataaaaagctgtgatgaactgagagagaagtgattttcatgaaatgtggacgacgccggatggacaacagacaacacatgatggcatgagctcatcgcctgttggccggatgagataataataataataataataataagtgcctTTCATGACACCCATGGCTGCTTCACAAatacaataaaaatacaaatacaatTCACAAAACACTAAATCACAATATAATCATATTATTAACTAAATGATGTAATGAGATTTTATAGATTTTAGCACACTTTTGAATTCTGCAGTGGATTCATAATGCCAAATGTGAGAGGCAAGTGAACTCCAGAGCTTAAGGGCAAAtgtgggggaggaaaaaaaaaaacctcttctgaGGAAGACTGCAGTGATCTGGCAGGGGAGTAGTTCTTCAGGAGGTTAGGAAGGTAAGTGGAAGCATGACTATGTAGGGCCTTAAAAGTGAGGAACAGAATTTTAAATTTAAGTTGAATTTAGTTTTGAGTTATCTGGAGCTAGTAAAACAGTTTATTAGAGATGCCAGACAGGATGGTATTGCGGTAGTCAATGTGGGATGCAACAAGCACTGACCAGGACTTTTGTactgagtgagggctgggtgtaTACTTATGTATTCTTATGATGTTTATCATAAGAATCCTAAGAATACACCTAGAGAGTAGTTAGGGTctaccatcatgtgagtcattgaagtcagcggaGTCTTGCTGtgaatgtgtattcagttttctgggagttgtgccaaggactgcattgtaggtggctgataagtggctgataagtggtgcctCAGACCACCTCCTTTGTTCAGTGATGATCGTTACAgattgatgaagatggcttcttttactccactttcaaaccaccggtcttctctggctaaaatgcgtacattgcagtcctgaaacaaatgtcctttgttattgagatgaagatagactgcagagtcctggcctgaggaactggctctcctgtgctgagccatgtgcctgtgaagtggttgtttcgtttccccaatgtacaagtctgtacattcctcactgcattgaattgcatacactacgttgtcctgtttgtgtctgggtattcggtCCTTAGGcacgcttttgaccaagtgagagtaatcgatggtcaaaaccTCCAGCCAAATGTTGTACTCTCCTACTTGTATTTCTCTGGTATTAAAGATAGgctatactgagtgatgcaggacagtcACACAGGAATAGAAACCACCCAGTTGCTGGTCCCAAAGAGCCACAGGATGAACcacttttattccatgcggctcatccTAATCTCACGGTGGGACATTTAGGTCAGGACAAAATACCCAACCGACTCATGGCCCACTTCTATTGGCCAGGCATTCACAGCAATGTTCGCAGATGGTGCGCAGCATGTTGCGAATGCCAGCTGACAAACCCACTGGCGACCccaaaagtgccattgtgccCTTTACCTTTGATCGAGATCCCCTTCGAAAGAACTgccatggatctcattgggccattagatcaatctgcaCCAGGGTATCACTTTGTGTTAGTCTTAGTGGATTATGTcatgtgatacccggaagcagtgcctctacgCAACATTTCTGTACACAGTGTTGCGGAAGCACCCTTCcacattatctcccgagtcaggattctgaaagaaatcctgattgACTGAGGCACAGTGTTTGTCAAGCACACTTCATGAACCGAATTACTGAGGATTAAATCGATTCGTACTAGTGTTTGCCATTCACTAATGGACGGGTTGGTCGAAcaatttaatcaaacacttaaaaacacgATTCGTAAAGTTTGTTCACGGGGACGCTAGAAACTCAGACCACCTCctttgttcagtgatggtcgttacagattgacgaagatggcttcttttactccactttcaaaccaccggtcttctctggctaaaatgcgtacattgcagtcctgaaacaagtgtcctttgttattgagacaaACTAGGACAAATTACTCAACCCCcttttatttgcagtgcgagaggtcacaCAAGCATCCACAGGGTTTTCCTCATTCTAATTATTGTATGGTCGCAAACATCCTAGACATCATCAAGGaagattgggaggagggacctcctaatagcaaaaataaaactcagtacattcttgacctgagagcaaaactccacataCTGAGTCACGTAACATTTCTTTGCTTACTTCCATATGATAAACAACTTTTTGTGTGGTGCTGGGTCGCAATTTGAATCCAACATAAAATGTGGGTACTGAAGCAAAACCAGTTGAGAACCAGTAGTCTACAGTACCAAAAGCAGCACGAAGGTCCAGTAAGTGCAAAACTGAAACTTTACCAGAATCAGTATTCAATCGTGtcatttattattctatccacattcaccggatatgagcaatcgtgcgctctgattggctactctactactaggctatcagctcatataccgtgagtagagaaagacaaaatggcggagtgtgctgctaaaccaaccaaggatgaaataaaaactctactcaaaaacaaaaccccaaaaaatacaaaaaagcaacaaaatatggaatgaaagtatttttttatttttcaagaattattattattatagcatttttcacaaattgctcctgtcatttcgtcggtttgtttacattctaagcggaaattattttgtcggacgttttgtataaagtttttatttatcggatttgcaaaaaaataaaaatgctccgtttctcaaaatccagtgaatgttgatagaataaaacagttattcctccCAACCTCGCTGTACATGGCATAtaaccaacttggtgctacgcacctcattggctatcagctcatgtatgactcgatttcatggaataactgttaaatatgtttaCAAGGGCGGTGGGATTGGAAACCTGACTGAAATTTGTCGAAATATCTGTCTACATTCAGAAAATTGTTGATTACTATAAGAACACTATTTTAATAGTTACTCTGAGTTATATGGAATGTGGCCATTATTACAGATGGGTGTTTTACCATGCATTATGTTTGACCAATTTTACCATTTTTTGTGTCATCATGGACAGAAAGTCATTGAAGTCGATGATGCCAGAGCCTTCTTTATCAACGTCAGCAATCATCTTCTTGATTTCCTCCTTCTTTGGCTCAAACCCAAGTGCGCGCATAGCAACCTGAATGAAGCAAAGAAATACAAAGCCACTAATTACAATCagtgaaaatgaaataaaataagacTAGAGAGGAGTACTGAGTAATGCAGCTAGTCATTGTGTGGTCACTACCCTAGAATTAAAGCTGAATGGGTGTATTAAATTTTCATCTTGGAGGCATAGGGTTGGTACATAAATGATCATAATGCCCTGCTGCTGATGTTTCTACAGCATGCATCATTCTCAGATagatttaaaaatgtatttatttatttacattaacAAAATCATCTACCCTGTACATGAAGGGTCCACTGCTGAGCAGGTATTATTTGGGTAGTGGCTCTCAGCACAGCTCTGACACTGACACATGTGTGTGACTCTGGTGTGAGTGTATCAGGCAATATTGTTGAGGTTTTAAAACACTGACCTGGTCACTTAATTATGAGCTATATACATCATTAATAAAATGAGCAGAGAGTGTAGCTACAAggtaggtgtacctaataaactaGTAACTGCATGAATACTAAAATACATCAGCTCAAATAAATGTCAATATTTACACAATCTTTTATAAATTATAAAGAGACTGTTGCCTGTCGTTAAGAAATGACCCACATCATTTATTCTTCATTAACtcctttatcctgttcagggtaatGAAAGTCAGTTTAGTCAATTCACCAACTGGCATGCTTTTGGAGGTGGGAAGAAAGTGCAGAACCTGGATGAAACCATATCAGACCTGAGGAAccagagctcaggattgaaccagggaccctcgtgctgtgaggtggcaacacTATTCACTGCACCATTGTGCCTTTTTTGTCAGGATGTCAACATTAATGGCTATAAACAGGACTACTTTTAAGTCCTGTTCCTCCTTAGGAGTGATTTCCAAACAACTGAAGGCACCATGAGCATCTGTACAAACAACTgtatgcaaaaaacaaaacaaaacaaaaaaaacggaTGGCACGGACACTGCGCTGTTCAAGAAAGAGGCAGAAAAAAAGCCCACCCAGGGACGTATGAACTTTGGTCTAAAAGACACAACTGAACCCCAAGACAACAACAAAGGAACTGGTGGAGAATCTGCTACAAAAATATATACATCCACCATTAATGGAGTCTTACATCACCATGGCTGCTGCACAAAGAAGAAACCCCTACTCAAAGACCACCACAAAGAAGTCAGACTAATGTTTGCAAGTGGTCACTATCTTTTTACTGAaaaagttgtaaaaaaaaaaaaaaaaagcttaaaaggCAAAAAAAGGATGCATCTCCCATAACCCAGTATGGAACAGAACGGGACGGAACAGTACCGTCACGTATTTTAATGTGGTGTCACGTATTTTCTGAtatttgccttccgggtttttatatgctgttccttctcatgtaaaacaagtgttccgtcccgcaataccatttttatgacatttatttacataatgtataatcttacctttcTGGACTTTTCCGTATATTACGTAATTGGAGTTCTGGGATTCTTGAGTTTCTATAAGCTTCTTGAGTGCTTATAGGTGTTTctctattttaaaaaattggAGTTTTATGCGCATTTCTGAATACAAGTATCGCATTCGCCATTGTTGTAAAGTGTATTATGGGATCAATCTATCCATTGTCTGGTTGCTAGGGACCCTTAGTTACCGTCCCGTCACGTGTAATTTACTGTTCCGCCTCAAGATGGCGCTTGTTCCGGGGGCGCCGtggctaaggtgccataccataaatccggggacccgggttcgattctgacccgaggtaattttccgatccctccccgtctctctctcccgctcatttcctgtctctacactgtcctatccaataaaagtgaaaaaagcccaaaaaaaatctttaaaaaaaaagatggcgCTCGTTCCGCCACAAGGGATTTCTTTGTgatgtcatgccgaggtatattCCATAATTGGAGTTCtgggcttttagatcaatttcgattgaaaatattgtgaatataacgttaatacaatgtgacgggatataataatactgatgcgtgtgagtacaagatgttaagtatgaaacacctgaatatttagaaaacttaacgttattgtaatgtaccgtcctgttccggttcatactttctgtaccgggttatgggagacaccAAAAAAGGAACGCATTGGAGTGTCCATCACAAAACCCTGACATCTGAATCCTATAGACAAATTATGGACTGAACTGAAAAGCATGTTCAAGCAAGGAGGCCCTGAGTTACACCAGTTCTGTCAGGAGGAATAAGTAAAAAAAATTCAGGCAAAATACTGTGAGAAGCTTGTGGAAGGCTACCTCAAACATCTGACTTAAGTAATTGAAAGGCAACGGCACCAAATACTTAAGTGTATGTAATCTTCTGACCCACTGAAAAATCTCATGTAGTAAATAAAATCTGAAATAAATCTCTCTTAGCTATCATTCTGAAATTACCTCTGATGGGAACAAAGCCGATATCCTAATTAACTCCACACAGGAAATATATGGGAACATGAAATGTGTAGAGTTGTGAAAAACTCAGTTTGAATGTCTGTAGCCTAGGTGTAAGTAAACATTTGGTCTCAGCTGTATCTGATCCCTTGTCTTACTCTATTGTCTTACTTTAAGCTCTTTCACATCAATAGTGCCAGAACCATCAGTGTCGAACAGATCGAACGCCTCTCGGATCTCCTGCTTCTGTTCCTCCGTCAGTTCCTGTTTGAAAGCTGCTTTCCTCCGCTGACTTGCACTTGCACTGGGTTTTCTGAAGCTTgttgcctgaaaaaaaaaaggggggggtcaATGGATAAGAGTCATGGCTGTGTAACATTAaatatacagaaagcatgttcaaaCATCTGCACTGGGAGCTTATTATTCTACAGCAGCATATACACTGTTATTATTCAATAAGTAGGTACATGACTATCTCTGCGATTTTCAACTTCCATCTTGGATCCGAAAACTGCGATGAGAATTTCCTCTTGCAGTTTGGGGTGTTGCCAGAAAAGTCAGAAATAGTACTGGCTTGTTTTATGGAAGTCTgaggtttctgattctgattcttctGATTGATGACCAaccagaaaaactgaaatataagTGAATGAAATTTCAATGAACTTGAATGACGACCACATGAGCTTCACTGCCTGCAAAAGTTTGTCCCATGGCCCAAGAATGGAAATAATCATGACAGAGATTACAAGGAAATATGATTCCTGAATGTTTCACACCAAAACGTCTGAAAAAAATTCACTTTCTTACATAAGGCATTTTATTAGGCTAGTCAgtatctcaaaaacaaaaaaaccccaaaaaacaacaagctttttttaaaatttatttggaaatataaTGACAAAATAATgctagagcagcagctacaattatcgacagtccataattatagacaccttttcagatttactaataaaaaacaactttacaaaggtgagtttcagttacaacagttattattggttaattaatcaactggaagacccgcctcgccctttgagcttgtcgtctgatgatgcagctcattacctgagattgaatattttttttagcacgatcagcaaattGAGGAAAACCCTGACGTTATCATCTcaagtaagcatggtggaaagatcacggacatgtttttacttatcaagttcaccgatatttcatgatctccttgtcgaaacctactttgtttcttacattttcatctaacggtcgccattttgtatctaaacgcatgtttgagaagtcatgtgaggtgtcgataatagtgatcactttcaccggtgtccaccattatcgacaccctgtggaattaagtgaaatTTACAACTGTTAAGGATCGATCttggtgtaacattgttgaagtagatgaagtattaaaaaaataaaagtgctgtgatttataacctttttttttctgatccatgacagaatggaatgtttatagagtatttggaatcctactgcaataaatagaattagaccagaatttaaTTCCTAGCATAAGAATTACACGCTTGAAATATTCCgaattttctattccattcagaatttttttttgcagtttgttgtaaatatctaccacatactgcaatatcagtagacattttacattttggttcgaggaatgacatgagacctctgacctggattttcatgcggttacaatgtcaatttcctgttgatatttattggtaaactacacaactagaaattaatacaaacaacaatgaatgatgaacaaaatgtgatctatgaaaatacttagaaagtgggtagaaagtggaacaaaaagattttctgacacattttcaacattatcagttcatttgttgacaaacattagaattatttcctcatttacgtaagcaccaacattgatatatttatataaaagatattttgtaataaataagtctatgtaaaacattttaaaataaaaactgatcttttgttaacttaatacgacatactgattattttttaataaatacagaggtgcttgaaagtttgtgaaccctttacaattttctatatttctgcataaatatggccaaaaacatcatcagattttcacacaagtcctaaaagtagataaagagaacccagttaaacaaatgagacaaaaatattatacttggtcatttatttattgaggaaaatgatccaatattacatatctgtgagtggcaaaagtatgtgaacctctaggattagcagttaatttgaaggtgaaatcagtgtcaggtgttttcaatcaataggatgacaatcaggtgtgagtgggcaccctgttttatttaaagaaccgggatctatcaaagtctgatcttcacaacacatgtttgtggaagtggatcatggcaagaacaaaggagatttctgaggacctcagaaaaagcgttgttgatgctcatcaggctggaaaaggttacaaaaccatctctaaagagtttggactccaccaatccacagtcagacagattgtgtacaaatggaggaaattcaagatcattgttaccctccccaggagtggtcgaccaacaaagttcactccaagagcaaggtgtgtaatagtcggtgaggtcacaaagaaccccagggtaacttctaagcaactgaaggcctcgctcacattggctaatgttaatgttcatgagtccaccatcaggagaacactgaacaacaatgacgtgcatggcagggttgcaaggagaaagccactgctctccaaaaagaacattgctgctcgtctgcagtttgctaaacatcacgtggacaagccagaaggctattggaaaaatgttttgtggatggatgagaccaaaatagaactttttggtttcaatgagaagcgttatgtttggagaaaggaaaacactgcattccagcataagatccttatcccatttgtgaaacatggtggtggtagtatcatggtttaggcctgttttgctgcatctgggtcaggacggcttgccatcattgatggaacaatgaattctgaattatgccagcgaattctaaaggaaaatgtcaggacatctgtccatgaactgaatctcaagagaaggtgggtcatgcagcaagacaacgaccctaagcacacaagtcgttctaccaaagaatggttaaagaagaataaagttactgttttggaatggccaagtcaaagttctgaccttaagccaatcgaaatgttgtggaaggacctgaagcgagcagttcatgtgaggaaacccaccaacatcccagagttgaagctgttctgtatgggggaatgggctaaaattcctccaagcgggtgtgcaggactgatcaacagttaccgcaaacgtttagttgcagttattgctgcacaagagggtcacaccagatactgaaagcaaaggttcacatatttttgccactcacagatatgtaatattggataattttcctcaataaataaatgaccaagtataatatgtttgtctcatttgtttaactgggttctctttatctacttttaggacttgtgtgaaaatctgatgatgttttaggtcatattatgcagaaatatatagaaaattctaaagggttcacaaactttcaagcaccactgtgaccatctggatgtcgataattgtggaacagtattacgtgatctgatatgctaagtaatcgggaatcaactctttcttttttttccagtggaagttcgaGTAATTATTCATACACAATTTTCGGACTGAAAGACTGttctgcaatggccaaaagattgttaaggtgtcgataattgtagtcgcCGCAAGTTTCAGTTTGTATAGTTTCAGCGCTTTCTATATGTACTATCTATTTGTTTTAGCATTTAACCATATTGGACATTTTGCTCATGTACATAGAATAAAGAGGACCAAGAAAAGACACCTGATGGACACATCGAAAATTCAAGCACTTTGCAGCATTAAACATGCAAAGGAGATTTGTGTGTGATACTTTCACATCTTTCAGCAAGATGCAGGAACTTTCAgaggctgtttgtttgtttgtttgtttgttcaataAGCAACTGATTTAACACAGCTAACTGACTGGCTTTGCTGCACATAAAGAAAAAATAAGGAAGTATAACTTCTTAGCTAACCATAGACTTCTACAGAAACCATTTCCTACAACTATTTAAGCACCTAAACAGCAGCTACTAATATATAATTACTAATTAATACCCCCCTTCACCAGCAGtgtgttagctagctggctagcgaAAGAGCAAAGCATGCCTGTTACTAAGTTACAATAAGAGTCAGCCGTTAGCTTCAAGCTAACTAGCTAACAGCATTTCTCTAAAATGTGTTCGTGTATGAAATTCAATTTTAAGTTTAAAAGACAGCATAGTAACTTCTTACCATCTCTGACTCAACGTATCTAAATTTATATCACTTtcggagaaaaaacaaaccgtaaATAGGTAACGTTCTTTAGATAAGCTAGGGTGTCAAACAGCTTTTAAGAGGTGTGGCCTTCTCTGGAGTGACAACAAAACCGACGAATAGAAATTCAGCCTCGCTTTACCGAAAATACGTCTGGCCAATTGTAAGAATGTGGGCGGGACATGCAGCTCGTGATTGGCAGTTGAGCATTCGTTTCGATTCCGTTTCTTAGCAACAG from the Neoarius graeffei isolate fNeoGra1 chromosome 2, fNeoGra1.pri, whole genome shotgun sequence genome contains:
- the cetn4 gene encoding uncharacterized protein cetn4, with the translated sequence MATSFRKPSASASQRRKAAFKQELTEEQKQEIREAFDLFDTDGSGTIDVKELKVAMRALGFEPKKEEIKKMIADVDKEGSGIIDFNDFLSMMTQKMSEKDSKEEILKAFRLFDDDGTGKISFKNLKRVAKELGENLTDEELQEMIDEADRDGDGEINEQEFLRIMKKTNLY